In the genome of Sphingomonas alpina, the window ATCCGGTCGTTATCGGCATAATCGACCGGGCAATCGATGAGATGGACGCCCGGCGCGTTAAGCGTCTGCTTGAGCAAGTCTGGCAGATGCGCGGCGCTCTCGACGCGGTGGCCATGGGCGCCGAATGCCTCGGCATATTTCACGAAATCGGGGTTGCCATAGGTCAGCCCGAAATCGGCAAAGCCCATATTGGCCTGTTTCCACCGGATCATGCCGTAACCGCCGTCATTGAGGATCAGCACGGTCAGGTTGAGCTTCAGCCGGACGGCGGTCTCCATTTCCTGGCTGTTCATCATGAACCCGCCATCGCCGCAGATCGCCATGATCTTGCGCTCCGGATAGACCATCGCCGACGCCATCGCCGAGGGCAGGCCGGCGCCCATCGTCGCGAGCGCATTGTCGAGCAGCACGGTGTTCTGCTGCCGCGCGGCATAATTGCGCGCGAACCATATCTTGTAGATGCCATTGTCGAGGCAGATGATGCCGTCATTCGGCATCGCCTCGCGCACTTTGCGAACCAGATAGGACGGGAAGATCGGAAAGCGCGTATCGCCGTCGAGCGTGGCGGTGTGCGCCAGCTCGGCGGCACGCGCGGCGAGCATGGTTTCGCAGCCCCAATGCTGGGGTACGATATCCTCCTTCATCTGCCAGATCGCATTGGCGATATCGCCGATCACCTCGATCTGCGGGAAATAGACCGGGTCGACCTCGGCGGTGCGGCTCGAGACGTGGATGACGTCACAGCCGCCCGATTTCATGAAGAAGGGCGGTTTTTCGATGACATCATGACCGACATTGACGATCAGGTCAGCCGCGTCGATCGCGCGGTGGACGAAGTCGCCCGCCGACAACGCCGCGCAGCCGAGAAATTTGGGATGCGTCTCGTCGATCACGCCCTTGCCAAGCTGGGTGGTGACGAAGGGAATGCCGGTCTTTTCGACGAACTGCAGCAGCATCCGCCCGGTCATCTTGCGGTTGGCGCCGGCGCCGATCACCAGCACCGGGGCCTTGGCCTGTTCGAGCCGTTTGACCGCTGCGCGGACCGCCTTGGGCTCCGCCGAGGGGCGGCGCGCAAGGCTCGATCTGATCGGCCTGGCTTCGGTTTGTTCGTCGGCCACATCCTCGGGGAATTCGAGATGGGTCGCGCCGGGTTTTTCTTCCTCGGCGAGGCGGAAACATTCGCGCACCCGGCTCGGGATATTGTCGGCGCTGGCGAGTTGATGGGTGTATTTTGTGATCGGGCGCATCATGTCGACCACGTCGAGAATCTGGAAACGGCCCTGTTTCGATTTCCGGATCGGCTTCTGTCCGGTGACCATCAGGATCGGCATGCCGCCAAGCGTGGCATAGGCCGCCGCCGTCACCAGATTGGTCGCACCGGGACCAAGCGTCGCCAGGCATACCCCGGTCTTGCCGGTATGACGGCCATAGGTGGCGGCCATGAACCCCGCGCCCTGCTCGTGTCGGGTCAGGATCAACTTGATGGAGGAGCGCGACAGACTATCGAGGAAATCGAGATTCTCTTCGCCAGGGACGCCGAAGACATATTCCACGCCCTCGTCTTCGAGGCATTTTATGAAGATGTCCGAAGCTTTCATCGATCGATCTCCAATGCTGTCCGCAGCGCTCATCCACGGCATGGCATGGCCTCATCCGGCATGAAAGGCTGCGACTCGAAACGGTCAGTGGCTTGAGCGTGGGGACGGCGCGCAACCGCCATCGATCACGGGTTGTTGGGGTTGTTCGGGTTGGGATTGTTCGGGTTGTTGGGGTTGGGCGTATCCTGCCGCGGGCCGGGATCGCGCTCGAAGAACTGATCGACTGTCGGGTTGGACTCAAGCGGATCGATATCCGGTCCCGATGCGCCATTTCTCGCCCGGCCCGAGCCGAGCAATGCCGCCAGCGCACCCGATCCGGCATCGGACAGCAGGAATGGGCCGATCGGCGCCTGGCCCGGGGCGGGCACGAACACCGCATAGCCAGCGGTTTCGACCGGGACGGTCTTGTCGCCCGCGGTGACATCCATCGCACCGCGCTGTTCGCCTTGCGCATTGGCACCGGGACCGCGCAGCAGGATCAGCGATGCAGTTGCGGGATCCGCCTTGTAACTCTTGGGAATCCCCGCTTCCTTCGCCGCGATGCGGATTGCGTCCGCGCCGATCACGGCGTCGATGATTGTGCCGCGAATACCGATCGAGGCGATCGGCGTGCGGATCTGTGACTGGCCGGGATTGGCGTGGAGCGCCTTGCCCGACATGAAGCGGAATGCTCCCTTGGTCACCGACAGGCCGACCGCGCTGGCACTGCGCGCCGGATCATAGACGAACCGGTCGACTTTGATCCGGGCATTGGCGCCGATCGTGAAGCTGGTGCGGTCAAGCAGCAGCACCTGCAGCCCGCTGCCCTTGCCAGTCTCGATGTCATTGCCGAGCGAGACGCGCTCTTTGATCACCGCCTGGTG includes:
- a CDS encoding acetolactate synthase large subunit, translating into MKASDIFIKCLEDEGVEYVFGVPGEENLDFLDSLSRSSIKLILTRHEQGAGFMAATYGRHTGKTGVCLATLGPGATNLVTAAAYATLGGMPILMVTGQKPIRKSKQGRFQILDVVDMMRPITKYTHQLASADNIPSRVRECFRLAEEEKPGATHLEFPEDVADEQTEARPIRSSLARRPSAEPKAVRAAVKRLEQAKAPVLVIGAGANRKMTGRMLLQFVEKTGIPFVTTQLGKGVIDETHPKFLGCAALSAGDFVHRAIDAADLIVNVGHDVIEKPPFFMKSGGCDVIHVSSRTAEVDPVYFPQIEVIGDIANAIWQMKEDIVPQHWGCETMLAARAAELAHTATLDGDTRFPIFPSYLVRKVREAMPNDGIICLDNGIYKIWFARNYAARQQNTVLLDNALATMGAGLPSAMASAMVYPERKIMAICGDGGFMMNSQEMETAVRLKLNLTVLILNDGGYGMIRWKQANMGFADFGLTYGNPDFVKYAEAFGAHGHRVESAAHLPDLLKQTLNAPGVHLIDCPVDYADNDRILNHEIKELSATASTSTSTST
- a CDS encoding FecR domain-containing protein, with the translated sequence MTRYINSIAPLMATSLLAMTAIPATAQTVGINARVLNQVRMTTQANPTPHQAVIKERVSLGNDIETGKGSGLQVLLLDRTSFTIGANARIKVDRFVYDPARSASAVGLSVTKGAFRFMSGKALHANPGQSQIRTPIASIGIRGTIIDAVIGADAIRIAAKEAGIPKSYKADPATASLILLRGPGANAQGEQRGAMDVTAGDKTVPVETAGYAVFVPAPGQAPIGPFLLSDAGSGALAALLGSGRARNGASGPDIDPLESNPTVDQFFERDPGPRQDTPNPNNPNNPNPNNPNNP